The following nucleotide sequence is from Cyclobacteriaceae bacterium.
GGATTCAAAGTTATAGTTAAGGGCTTTGTCGTATGATGCCGCGGAGATGTGGGTGTTGGCGAGGTTGTTTAAGATGTATTTGATCTGGTTGGCGTAGTGATTGCGGCGGGCGATCTCCAGTGCATATTCAAAGGTGACGATGGCGCCCTTGAGATTGCCGTCATATTCAAAAATATATCCCTTGCCGTTGGATGCTTTTACGATTCCGAGACTGTCGCCGAGTGCGAGTGCATGTTCCAGTGCATCGCTGATGTAGTGGAGCGACTGATCGCGGTCGATGGGAAGGTATTCACGGAAGAGTGCGTATTGAATTTCAAATCTTTGATCGCGTTCGGCGGTGCGGAGGATCTGCTTTAATGAATCGATCCTTTCATAACTCTGAGCATGCGCGCCTATGGTGAGAAACCCACAGATAAAAATGAGGCAGACCCTTACGCTTTTGATAATTCCTAAAAAAATTTGGTACACCTGTACTTTTTAAAAAAATATTACAATGTAAGAATTCAAACGAAATGTGACTTTTGCACTCGTCAAAACGACATGTACAGACGAACACAATTTAAAATTTAATCAACTTAATATTAATAACCTAATTAAAAAAAACCAAACCAAACCAATCAAACTTAAAACCAAATGAAAAAACTTCTCTACACAATCGCATTCGCTCTTATTACAATGGTATCAGTTTCATCATGCACTGAAGAAAACATCAAACCTAAGGATGACGGCGGTACTGACAGATGTCAATTCGGTGGTCCTGGCTGCCCTCCAAAAGGAAACTAATTTATATAGCATAAGCTTAACTTTAAAAATCTTATGAAAGCAAAAATCATCATTCTTTCAACTGTCATTTCCCTGGTAACATTAACGGTTGCCAGCACACAGACTGCGAAGCTTCCAAAAGCTGCGGTGAAGAAGGCTGTAACTGTTGAACCACGTGTCAACAAGGGCCTGGCAATGGAAGACAAGAATCAGTTCAACTGATTTTTCATTAAGATAATAGTATTGCACAGTCCGGGGGAACCGGGTCTGTGCAATACTATTTATTTTTGTCCCTGGCGCGACAGCTCTGCCGCGTGTCGCTTAGACTTTAAACAAGGATCACAATACCATTATCCTTATTTGAAGTCTTATTTATTTCTATAGCAAGCTCTTCCCCAAAACACCCGCTTGAACACCCTGGGATCGCTGGGCCGGATTTGCAATCCGGGCCCTCCCTTGAAACACCATCTCCCAACGAAGGAGGATTTTTAAATCCATACCATATCTTAACGTTAACTGCGCTCTGCACCCGAAAGCTTCACTATTCAATATAGCAAATCGTCATTAACCGTTTTCAGATTTGAGAGTACCCTCCATTAACTCTTCTTACTTTTCTTTTGCTCGCCACTCTAACGCCGCGCCATTCGTGGACAAACTTCCAGCGGACTACTTCTCACAATCCTCACTAATACTTTTATACTTCTCCAGAGCCCGTAATTGTTTAGTTATTTTTGAATCCCATTCTGTCTGAATGAAATCAATAACACCATTTTGCGTTTCCTTATCATATTCACGTTGATAGGCTTTTAACTCTTTAAGGCTAGTAGCTATCAATTCAGCATATCGTTGCTCTTCTCTTATTTTATTTAATCTTAGCCTACTGACTCCTTCTCTCATTTTTCTTGCATACAACTCCACAATATCAAAATGTCTTTGTTCATGACTCAAAAGATCAATGCTTAAAGTATCACGAGTCCATGACTTTTGTCTTTGAAAAACCGCTTTTATACGATAAGACGGAAATCCCGATTCAATTAAATAATCCCTTTTAAGTTGATAGGCTGTCGCTGCTTTCATATTAACAAAAGAAGTTGTTGTATCTGGAACGCCTTTAAAATCTCTCCAAGTCAATTTATAATTCTCAGACCAACAAATACTATTGACTGAATTATTATCTGACGCCCAAAGGCAGTAGAAAATTAATAACAAAAGTAAAAGTCTCATCAGAACTTTCTATCTAAAAATGATATTAATGGAACCTGCCTGGCCCTTAGGGACATCAGTCTTATACATATAAACAATCTGTCTAGGATCAACTCCCATATTTATTAATGCCTGTTGAATGGCTTGTCCCCTATTCTTCATAAGCTGACTTCCCGATAATCCAGGATTAACACTTGTGAGATTTTCAGAAAGTTGGTCCGGAGTTAGATTGGTCAAAATCTGAATGGTAATTGACAGTCGTGAGCTTTTATTCAGACTTTCAATATAGCAAATCTTCATTAACCGTTTTCATGAAGATCTTACCATGACAGAATGATGTTAAAGTGAATTTAAGAAAGGATTACAAATCCCCCTTCTCACTGAAAACTCTCCTTCGAATCGGACGGGGTCACAGACCTCGCCCAACGATCCCACACGATAAAGTATATCCGGACGAGCGGGGAAATGAAGAAAACCGATAAAGTATATCACAACTCAACTACTTAGTTGATTCACAAAAAAATGCGACGACCTTTGTATTCCAAAGATCTTATAATTGATAATAATGAATTTTCCATCTCGGTATCTACGCCAGCGGAACTGTACCCTAATGTAACAGTTACTAACTCATCGGATGATTTATACTGAAAAACAAGAAAATAATATTTTAATCCATTGTAATTACCCTTAAAATATACAAAAGAAGTATTCAGAGTAACTGAGATTTTCTTTTTAATCAAGAAAAAGTCTTCAACCATTTTTCGATTAGCCTCTAACTCTGACTCAATTTCCTGAGATAGTGATGCATTGTTTTGAACTTCTCTAATTACAATTGCAAGACTTGTTGGAGATAGTTTTTTCGTCTTCCCTGCGAACGCCGCAAAGTTCCCCCCTCT
It contains:
- a CDS encoding DUF922 domain-containing protein, encoding MRLLLLLLIFYCLWASDNNSVNSICWSENYKLTWRDFKGVPDTTTSFVNMKAATAYQLKRDYLIESGFPSYRIKAVFQRQKSWTRDTLSIDLLSHEQRHFDIVELYARKMREGVSRLRLNKIREEQRYAELIATSLKELKAYQREYDKETQNGVIDFIQTEWDSKITKQLRALEKYKSISEDCEK